TTCATGCTTCTCTTCATCCAAGTGTTGGGGGATATATTACAATACTCGAATCGCAATCGCATGCTTATTATAGCATTCCAGATGTGCCCGACAATGCGTTTGAATATATCAAAGAGTTGGAGCGGACCTTGCAAGCGACTACTATGAAAAGTGAATTCCTTCAAATGCTTGAATATCGTTATGCTTGGGCATTGTTAGCTATTCTACGCGCAGAGGGAAGGGAATTATACGACAAAGAAGGTCGTGTGAATAAAGAGGTTCGCCAAGAATGGGAAGCGATTATTTCTTCCGGTGAGACGCCAATCGCCGCTAATATTATTAAAAAGGTTTTGGGGGAATTTGAGGCAACCGATTGGACAGTTTCAGAAACGCAAGTTTTTCTAAGTGAATATCAAATCGTTGAAATCGCTGCATACGCCAAGAATAACGATCTCGGCACGTATAATTGGGAAGAGAACAGACATAATGATCAGATTTATGTTTATTTCCCTAATGAAGGGTTTAACTATATCGTTTCATCAGCATATGAACAGTTCAAACAAAATTATGATCGCTCCATTTTAACAAATAGTCACCCTGTCACGATAGCGGGAATGTTTTTCTATGCAAATGAAAAGGGCGATGCTGAAACAATTCGGCGTCTTTATCATGAAAGTTCCAAACAAGCCGACAAGGCCGCTGACATGTTGAATTGGGAACAAGAAAAATATTTATTTAGTGAACTGAATCATCTTTATTTTGATACGTACGGTAAAACGGCAAACTACGGTGTTGGGGACACTTATGGGCATATGCAATTCGTGCAAGAGGAAGAAGATTGGTTTGTTCGGTCTATCTTCCAAGAGTAAGAAAATATTTATTTAGAGCGTGTTAAAATTGAGGTGCGGCTCATTTTGCTCACGGTAATAAACCATGTTATAATCGTAGGTGACCTTTAGGTAGATACGATATAAAAATGAGTGGGAGCTGTTCCAAATGGCAAGAACATACACAACTGGAGAAAAGCTCACCGGAAAAGTAACGGGCATTCAACCATACGGAGCCTTTGTCGCATTAGACGAGAATACGCAGGGATTAGTTCATATTTCCGAAATTACGTATGGGTTCGTAAAAGACATTAACGATTACATTTCGGTAGGTGAAGAAGTAGAGGTAAAGGTGCTTGAAGTGGATGAGGAAGCTGGGAAAATTAGTCTTTCCATGCGTGCATTGCAAGAAGCGCCCGATAAAAACGATAACCCACGAAAATCATTACAAGCACGCGTAAACGAACGTGATGCTGAAGGCTTTAATTCATTGAAAGAAAAACTACAAGATTGGATTGGCAAATCTGGTCAATCAAAATGAGGGAAGGGCGGTGCGCCATCCCTCTATTTTTTTGTCTAGCTTCAGGTGGCAACCGCTCGGGTCATAAGCAAACTGTCTATGTGGCAAAGTTCGCCACGTCGACAGTTGGACTTATGCCTGTCGCGGTAATGCGACCCTTCAGCTTTTAGTAGGTGTAAACTCACCAGTTACGATTCTTTAATTTTACGTAAACGATACTGTAAACTTTGTCTGCTCATGCCAAGTGCATGGGCAGTTTTTGTAATGTTTCCCTCGTATAATTTCAGCGCCTTTTCAACATAATAAGCTTCGGCCTCTTTTAAATATTGGTCAAGAGGCAATAAGTCTTTATCTCGTTGAACAATAAAGTCTTCGACCCCAATCGTATCATCATTTAAATCCCCATTTTTAAGTCGAAAATGCAGTGGGAGCATTTCATAAGTAATCATTGTTTCTGTCGTGGCGAGAGATGTAATTTCATCGAGTAAAAATTCCAATTCTCGCATATTCCCGGGCCAATGATAGTGATTGAAGATCTTTTCAATTTCAGGTGTAACGCCTATTAAACTGCTCTTATATTGTGCGCTTCTTTTTGTTAGATAAGCGTCAATAAAAGGCATAATGTCTTTTTTACGTTTTCGAAGTGGAGGAATTTGAATTGCGAACGATGCAAAGAAATAATATAAATCTTTTAGTAGTACCCCTGAAGCAATTAAGTCAACAGGATCATCCCCTATACTTGCGATAAACTGTAAATTTTGCCGCTCCTTTTTTGTTAAAATATCCAAAAGTTTTTGTTGTAAGGGCATTGTCAATAAATCAATACGTTCACAAAAGAGTGTCAATGATTCATCACCCGTTAACGTTTCATTTAAGCGATTAATTGTAAGTGAATCCGAGTTACGACAATGAAGCGTGTAAAAATAATCATTTTTTAGTGATAACTCGCTATGAATACTCTGTGCAAGCAAATCTTTACCGGTACCAGCTTCACCAATTAATAACACAGGCAGTTTAGCTTTCGCAGCTTTTTTAGCTGTGGCAATCACTGTTTTCATTGAATTAGAAGCTGCAGTTAATAGACTAAACACTGCCAGGTCATTGCTTTGTTGAATCGGTTGATGCAATAGATTTTCTAATGCAGTAATATCTCGAGAGAGTTCCACTGCACCAATAAGCTTATCACCATCGAAAATCGGATATGTATCATTAATTGTTGTTATTTGAATCCCATTACGATTCCAATACGTTTGTTTCACATTTAATAATTCTTTCCCACTTTGCAAAACTTTTAGCAGCGTACTTTCGTCATGTTCAAAATTAAACAATTCAACAATTGTTCGGTCTTGAATATCTTCCAGTGCCAATCCTTCAATTTGTTTCATTTTTTTATTGTAAATAATTGTTCTTCCTTGTTTATCAATGGCGTGAATGCCGACCCCTGCTTGTTCGACTGCGAAAGTGTAAAAAGGGCGTAGAAAGTCTATGTTTTTCTGCAAAAATCCCACCGTCCAATCATTTTTTTGAACAAATAGTGAAAAATACTTGAAATTAGCAATAATCTTTTGCATTATTATATATGTAAGCGAAACCAAAGTGCAAATATTTTTTGCGCCTAGTGTTCTATTAAAAGGAGGATAAATTCATTGATTCCATACAAACACGAACCATTTACAGATTTCACTCAGAAAGAAAATGAACAAGCTTTACTTGAAGGATTTAAAACAATTGAAGGATATCTTGGACAAGACTATCCGTTAATCATTGGCGGGGAACGTATTATGACAGAAGACAAACTTGTCTCGTTTAACCCGGCGAATAAAGAAGAAACAATAGGTCGCGTTTCAAAAGCGAGCAGAGATCTGGCTGAAAAAGCAATGAACGTTGCAGATGAAACGTTTAACACGTGGAGAAAAATGAAGCCTGAATTCCGTGCAGATGTTTTATTCAAAGCGGCTGCGATTGTTCGTCGTCGTAAACATGAGTTTTCAGCACTGCTAGTTAAAGAAGCAGGAAAACCATGGCATGAAGCGGATGCAGATACTGCTGAAGGAATTGACTTCTTAGAGTATTATGCTCGTCAAATGCTTCAATTGAAAGAAGGTATGCACGTTGAAAGCCGCCCTGGCGAATATAACCAATTCCACTACATCCCACTAGGTGTTGGCGTTGTTATTTCACCATGGAACTTTGCTTTTGCAATTATGGCTGGTACAACTGCAGCTGCGCTGGTAACGGGTAACACTGTATTACTAAAACCAGCTTCGACAACGCCAGTCGTTGCTTACAAATTTATCGAAGTACTTGAAGAAGCAGGAATGCCAGCAGGCGTAGTAAACTTTATCCCGGGTTCAGGTTCTGAAATTGGTGACTATATCGTTGACCACCCAAGAACACGTTTTGTTTCATTCACAGGTTCACGTGAAGTTGGAACGCGCATTTATGAGCGTGCGGCTATTGTAAACGAAGGACAAATTTGGTTGAAGCGTGTTATCGCTGAAATGGGCGGTAAAGATACCATCGTTGTTGATAACGATGCAGATTTAGAGTTAGCAGCAGAAGCAATCGTTAAATCAGCATTTGGTTTCAGCGGACAGAAATGTTCAGCTTGTTCACGTGCTGTCATTCACGAAGAGGTATACGATGAGGTTGTTGAACGTGTTGAAAAATTAGCCAAAGAAACAACATACGGCGACCCAATTGATAATCAATCATTCACAGGTCCAGTAATTGACCAAGCTTCTTACGATAAAATTATGAGCTATATCGAAATTGGTAAAGAAGAAGGGCGTCTTGTTGCAGGTGGAGTTGGCGACGATTCCAAAGGATTCTTCGTTGCACCAACAGTATTCGCAGACTTAGCTCCGGATGCTCGTTTAATGCAAGAGGAGATTTTTGGACCAGTTGTTGGACTTACAAAAGCGAAAAATTTCGATGAAGCAATCGAAATTGCAAATAACACGGATTACGGCTTAACAGGTGCTGTCATTACAAACAACCGTGAACATATTGAACAAGCACGTGAAGATTTCCACGTTGGAAACTTATACTTCAACCGTGGATGTACAGGTGCAATTGTAGGGTACCATCCGTTTGGCGGCTTCAATATGTCAGGTACAGATTCAAAAGCTGGCGGACCTGATTACTTACAGCTTCATATGCAAGGCAAAACAACTTCAGAAATGCTATAATAATAGAAATTGGCAGACTACCGTCTAAAGTAGTCTGCTAATTAATACGGGGGAGGGATTTTAAATGTCAGTAACAGAAAAAATTATTGTGCAAACAGAAAAATTTGGAGCGAATAACTACCATCCACTTCCAATTGTAATTTCCGAAGCGGAAGGGGTTTGGGTGACAGATCCAGAGGGCAATAGATACATGGATATGCTTGCTGCCTATTCAGCCGTGAACCAAGGACACCGCCATCCGAAAATCATTGATGCATTAAAGGAACAAGCGGATCGTGTAACGCTTACTTCACGTGCTTTTCACAATGATCAGTTAGGCCCATGGTACGAAAAAATTTGTCAGTTATCAGGAAAAGATATGGCGCTTCCAATGAATACAGGTGCTGAAGCAGTTGAAACAGCTATTAAAACTGCACGTCGCTGGGCTTATGACGTAAAAGGTGTACAAGACGGAAAAGCTGAAATCATTGCTTGTAATGGAAATTTCCACGGTCGGACAATGACTGCGGTTTCATTATCGTCGGAAGCTGAGTACCAGCGCGGATTTGGCCCGATGTTACCAGGAATTAAACATGTTCCATATGGAGATATTGAGGCGCTTGAAGCGGCAATTACGCCAAACACTGCTGCGTTTCTAATTGAACCTATTCAAGGTGAAGCTGGTATTTTAATCCCTCCGAAAGGTTTCATGAAGGCTGCTAGCGAGTTATGTAAAAAACATAACGTTTTATTTATTGCTGATGAAATTCAAGCCGGTCTTTGCAGAACAGGTAAAATGTTTGCTTGTGAATGGGAAGAAGTTGAACCTGATATGTATGTTTTAGGTAAAGCATTAGGTGGCGGTGTATTCCCAATTTCATGTGTAGTTGCAAACGAAGACATTTTAGGTGTATTTAATCCGGGGTCACACGGATCAACATTTGGTGGAAATCCAATGGCTTGTGCAGTATCCATTGCTTCATTAGAAGTGCTTGAGGATGAAAAACTTGCGGACAATTCTATTGAACTAGGTAACTACTTTATGGAAGAGTTACGTAAAATCGAACATCCTTCTATTAAGGAAGTCCGCGGTCGTGGTTTATTTATCGGTGTTGAACTACATGAAGAAGCTCGTCCTTATTGTGAACAGTTAAAAGAATTAGGACTTTTATGTAAAGAAACACATGATACAGTGATTCGATTTGCTCCACCGCTCGTTATTACAAAAGAAGAGATTGATTGGGCACTAGAAAGAATTAAAAAAGTCTTTAATTCATGATGAAATAGTTTGAACGAAAATCTCGATATGGTACAATAGTTGCGAAGAAAAAATTTATTCAAAGAGGCGAAATAACAATTGACTGAAAATATGCAGCTGCTCACGTCCACACAGGATGTCATTAAAGAGGCACTTGATAAACTTGGTTACGATGAAGGTATGTATGAACTTTTGAAAGAGCCACTCCGCATGATGGAAGTACGAATTCCGGTTCGTATGGATGACGGTAAAGTTAAG
This window of the Sporosarcina ureilytica genome carries:
- the yugI gene encoding S1 domain-containing post-transcriptional regulator GSP13; protein product: MARTYTTGEKLTGKVTGIQPYGAFVALDENTQGLVHISEITYGFVKDINDYISVGEEVEVKVLEVDEEAGKISLSMRALQEAPDKNDNPRKSLQARVNERDAEGFNSLKEKLQDWIGKSGQSK
- a CDS encoding sigma 54-interacting transcriptional regulator is translated as MQKNIDFLRPFYTFAVEQAGVGIHAIDKQGRTIIYNKKMKQIEGLALEDIQDRTIVELFNFEHDESTLLKVLQSGKELLNVKQTYWNRNGIQITTINDTYPIFDGDKLIGAVELSRDITALENLLHQPIQQSNDLAVFSLLTAASNSMKTVIATAKKAAKAKLPVLLIGEAGTGKDLLAQSIHSELSLKNDYFYTLHCRNSDSLTINRLNETLTGDESLTLFCERIDLLTMPLQQKLLDILTKKERQNLQFIASIGDDPVDLIASGVLLKDLYYFFASFAIQIPPLRKRKKDIMPFIDAYLTKRSAQYKSSLIGVTPEIEKIFNHYHWPGNMRELEFLLDEITSLATTETMITYEMLPLHFRLKNGDLNDDTIGVEDFIVQRDKDLLPLDQYLKEAEAYYVEKALKLYEGNITKTAHALGMSRQSLQYRLRKIKES
- the pruA gene encoding L-glutamate gamma-semialdehyde dehydrogenase; translation: MIPYKHEPFTDFTQKENEQALLEGFKTIEGYLGQDYPLIIGGERIMTEDKLVSFNPANKEETIGRVSKASRDLAEKAMNVADETFNTWRKMKPEFRADVLFKAAAIVRRRKHEFSALLVKEAGKPWHEADADTAEGIDFLEYYARQMLQLKEGMHVESRPGEYNQFHYIPLGVGVVISPWNFAFAIMAGTTAAALVTGNTVLLKPASTTPVVAYKFIEVLEEAGMPAGVVNFIPGSGSEIGDYIVDHPRTRFVSFTGSREVGTRIYERAAIVNEGQIWLKRVIAEMGGKDTIVVDNDADLELAAEAIVKSAFGFSGQKCSACSRAVIHEEVYDEVVERVEKLAKETTYGDPIDNQSFTGPVIDQASYDKIMSYIEIGKEEGRLVAGGVGDDSKGFFVAPTVFADLAPDARLMQEEIFGPVVGLTKAKNFDEAIEIANNTDYGLTGAVITNNREHIEQAREDFHVGNLYFNRGCTGAIVGYHPFGGFNMSGTDSKAGGPDYLQLHMQGKTTSEML
- a CDS encoding ornithine--oxo-acid transaminase, whose protein sequence is MSVTEKIIVQTEKFGANNYHPLPIVISEAEGVWVTDPEGNRYMDMLAAYSAVNQGHRHPKIIDALKEQADRVTLTSRAFHNDQLGPWYEKICQLSGKDMALPMNTGAEAVETAIKTARRWAYDVKGVQDGKAEIIACNGNFHGRTMTAVSLSSEAEYQRGFGPMLPGIKHVPYGDIEALEAAITPNTAAFLIEPIQGEAGILIPPKGFMKAASELCKKHNVLFIADEIQAGLCRTGKMFACEWEEVEPDMYVLGKALGGGVFPISCVVANEDILGVFNPGSHGSTFGGNPMACAVSIASLEVLEDEKLADNSIELGNYFMEELRKIEHPSIKEVRGRGLFIGVELHEEARPYCEQLKELGLLCKETHDTVIRFAPPLVITKEEIDWALERIKKVFNS